The Juglans regia cultivar Chandler chromosome 16, Walnut 2.0, whole genome shotgun sequence nucleotide sequence aattcaaatataaataaaatagattttgtaattaatagTGTCATTTCCATTATATTCTTCAttattttccattatttttccaaattttttgaattgataatttaattttcaaattatttttctaaaatttaaaaattaatttatacattaaaaatataaatccataaTTACAAAAACTTTTCAGAGTGGAAATCACCACGTTTCTCTTCCcgttaaaaaatttcatctctatCTTTACCCCCAAACATATCTGATCGCATAATTTTTTACAACCAACTAAAAATTCTCAACTCCAATCATCTTAtcactatttacaaaaatctcaaaaattttcatctctatCTCACCTCACAAACGAGTAAGTGCCTGCAATACCCCCCCTTACCCTGATGTCCCTACCATCCCGAGATTGCGACTCTTCCAACACAGCACGAAAATCCCGTTGCAACCTATCCTTCTTGAGCAATCTTGGAAAGGAGAAAAAGCTATGTCACTCAAAGCGGTCCATGTCTCCGACCTTCCCAATCTTGTTCAAGTCCCAGACAATGCCGCATTAGCCCTCTCCGGCGCCGTCCGGTTCTTCAAAGGTCAGTGTTTGAATTATaaaccttttctctctctccctctctctctgtcttcgtCTTTTGTTTTCTCCTTGTTATTCTCCTACGTATATTTCGGATTATGGGTCTTCATTTAGGTGTTAACGAAGACGactgtgatgaaatgaaatgtggGTGTAAATTACCGAACTTCGTGGTGATGGGACACAGAGGTAGCGGGATGAACAATATGCTGCAATCCTCGGACCATGTAAAGAAATCCATCAGAGAGAATTCGATTCTCTCCTTCAATGTCGCCGCCAAGTTCCCCATCGATTTCATCGAGTTCGACGTTCAGGTAAACAAAGAACAACCTCGGCGCCGTCCACCGTTTTTCGTTTTTACGGCCATTCTTTTTCCTATTTCTTAGAATTCCGACAATgttatggaaatatttttaaaatggtaattatttaaaaaaatattgaacttATTGGGAAATCTTCGTTGTGAGTTTGGCTCGAATTCTGCCAAATTcccatatttttctttatgttttccTGCGCTTTGTCCGTTTATGTTTCGTGGCGTTTGGCTAAGCTCTATAAAAGCTGCAGATGGTGTCTCCATTCGCCGCGCCAACCTGAGACCCGGTAACTTATCAGGTTTCTCGTTGCCACGTTTAATTGGACATTATTCCACGTGTTAGATCTCCTCTCTGgattctttaattaatttcatcgtgttaatttattttaattaccaTATGAATTTAGTTATTCTcgttttattatattaatactgTCTATATTGcgataaaatgattatttttttttataattgtgcaattataaaaaaaaaaaattaataaagagtAAGACAATACTATTCCTCATcttgaattttatcatttattaattatgagttacttaaatcaataaaaagacacttaaaagataataatacaTCAATCCAGGAATTGATATAATAAGAAtcagaatgaaaaataaaagacttttatttctattaaattaTCACTAATTAGCGTCTTGTAATTCTCACATTGTGGGTGATGCTTCTTCACTCGTTTCACTCATTTGGATTTCAAGATGGGAACTCACTGTCAAATTATATTCTTAGTATAAGAAAACTGATATGTTTACTTCTCTGTCTTCGCTTTGTCCTTTTGGCTGCTTTTACCACTGAGTAATGGAAGAAACCTTAGAcgaaactatataaataaataaaaaaccatcTTTGTAGGTGACTAAAGATGGCTATCCCGTTATTTTCCATGACGTCTTCATTCTCGCTGAATACAAGGTTGGTTTAATCTAGCACTCTCTACAATTACAAACTTCTggttttgttatcttttttagCTTATTTACAACAGCTTCTTAAATTCTGTACCGAGTCCTCATCTCATTCTCCTCATCTCATTCAAACTGGGTCTTGGTTATAGGGTGCCATTTTCAAGAAGAGAGTTACAGATCTCACTATTGCTGAATTTCTTTCTTATGGACTTCAGAAAGAACCTggaaatgtaattttcattgttCACTTTCTCCCTCTACCGcattattgttttcaaaatgattagATTTGTATCAGCGTTACGTTAATTAGTCTGCTGTTATTGAAAATTCAGGTGGGTAAGCCTCTGTTTCGAAAAACGAAAGATGGGAGAATCTTTGAGTGGAAGGTTGAAAAAGATGACCCTCTATGCACATTACAAGAGGTCATGGAGAAAGTTGAACATCCTGTGGGTTTCAATATTGAATTGAAGTTCGACGATCAGATAGTATATACGGTGAATGAACTCACTCGTGTTCTTCAAGCAATCTTGCAGGTATGCCTACTGCTGTTGCATTGAATAGCTTTATGCTGTGGAAGTGCTTCATATTTGATCAAACTCTTCGAGACAGGTCGTAAACAAGTATGCTCAGGACAGACCTATCATCTTTTCAAGCTTTCAACCTGACGCCGCCCAACTGATCAGAAAATTACAGACCCTCTATCCTGTAAGATTACTTTCTACTCTCTGTTGTATGAATATTCTCTTGCCTTTGTCTTTGTGAGAGACTTACTTGGTTTTAGAAATGAATGAGGCTTAGCAGCAACCTGTACGATAAGGTGCACAAGTTCAATTAATACAATGATTTGTGTGCATTTGGGCGTGCAGTTTTCTCAGTTCCACAGTTTGATTAATTACATTGGACTCATTTTCCAAAGTACCACTATCAAGTGCAGCATCTCAGCAAcctgaaattttttaatagaaaatgtCAACAAGATTTTTACTTCTTCTCATGTGTTTGTGGGCGTGAGAATTTTTTGAgcgatttgatttgattttaaatgtttttgctACTAATATAATCCAGGTGTTCTTCCTCACTAATGGAGGGTCCCAAATTTATGTGGACATAAGAAGGAATTCCTTGGAAGAGGCCATCAAGGTGTGCTTGACCGGAGGTTTGCAAGGAATTGTATCCGAAGTCAGAGCTATCTTTAGAAATCCAGGAGCGGTAACTAGAATCAAAGAGTCCAAGCTTTCTCTTGTAACTTATGGCCAATTAAAGTAAGCGGTTCTTTTCCCATAATGTATATTTCTTTCAGGATTAGAGATTGAGTTTCGCCAAGTTATTGGTGAAATACTTGTGCATTTGCAGTAATGTTCCAAAGGTGGTATACATGCAACATCTTATGGGTGTTGACGGAGTGATCGTTGACTCGGTTCAAGAAATTACAGAGGCAATCTCAGAGTGCTTTAAGCCAGCCAAGGACAGTGAAGAAGATGGTTTGTTTGGAGAGGAAAAGTAGATGCAAGTAAAAACAAAGCCTGGGACGTGTTGATACATGAAAGCAATATGCATAGCATGCACAAGGATGTTCCCAAGTTGTGCTTTCTCATGCATCATTTTGCAGTGATTATTACTTCCTCTGTGCTTTTTACTCAATAGATACAGCTTAATTGTCCCCAAATGGTCAAGTGATCTTAAGGCTATTAGGAATGTCCAAAAGTTGTAATAGTTGAAGCTTTGATTTGTATTGTGCCCattattaatttgttggatactatctcgtttgaattcaaaactcatctcaattcatctcatctcatcattacaattttctcaaatttccacacaaaatataataaataattcaacttttattttattattcacaaatcatttcaacttatctctaaatccaaatcacTACTATTCTACCAATCATTTTGTGTGTTCTAACATTGTCATGTTGTCTATGGACTTTGGAAGTATTTGCTGTAGTGGCCCGATTTCGTGGGCCGGATTGAAATTTCATATATGTTCTCAAGTTCtcaatttatacatataattttgaatttttttttattacataatgAAAACCATAAGGTTGTTATGGTTTATGATCGGGTtgttatgaaatatttcggataaaatgatatatattcacACGTACGTTGTCTgtcatatttttatcattttgttaaaATGATTTACATAATTATCAGATAATAAATGCATATATAACGTGAATTAACGaacatgttttattatttaaaaaatgatttataaaaatctcaaatagacaagcctcatacaaatatttgtaaaaaagtgaatcacaccttaaaaaagtaaaaaaaaaaaactattctttattagtaagatctattattttataaaaaacttgtatgagacttgtctatttgggacttgtatctagcattattcattcAGCTCTGAACTTCTAAGCAGATCAGCTAGCTGACGCAAATTGTAattaatgcatgaaaaaaaaaattgctaacAAAGTTCATCTGGTTTTACTAATCTTCCCGCCGCGTGCAGCTTAATTAACCTTATCAATACAGTAGTGAAATTAATCATagtaaaaaacaataaattgaGATTTTCCGGCCCAAACATAAGTACGAGATTTCATCCTGGGCTGCAGGCAGTAATCGAAGTAGTCCATGCAGCTAGGAACTAATTAAGATTTGTCTAATTACGTACAGTACTGTTTCCTCCTTCGAATACATAACCTGCAGAGATAATTTGTTAGTGTTGATAtcatgcatgtacgtacgtgCCGCTCTTAGCTAGGagtaataataatgataaatatattaatcaCGTAGAAACAAACGCATGCAcaaagtacgtacgtacgtacaaactACAAACCGAAAGCTagcctattatatataaatgcgaTATTCTTAATTCGGTGCTCTTACGTACCATTACCCTTGGGAAATTGCTTGTGCAAGAAACCTCCTAAAAACAGGAATAAAGTTAGAAAGACGATGAAATTTGCCTGTAAAGTGTGGAATCTATACCTTGTAAGTttcgtagagagagagagagagagagagagagagagagagagagtttaaagGGTATGCACCACACATCTTTTCATGTGTGAGTTGATGATGATATCAAGCTAGTGGGCCACTTGCATGTTTCACGCGCCCGAAGACAACCCACGATCACCTTTAGTTGTTACTTTGATGGTCTTTAATTCTGAGGAATTTTCTAATTTGAAATATGCAATGCAAGCTCAGGATTAGAGATCAGATTAGATCAGATTCCAAGCAATGAAAGCAACTTCTCTAGGTCCTAATTGgctgttaaaaatatatagctagctaatACGGATCCGAAAAAGTAGGTATATACGTACGTTTCATGTACGATTATACGTACGTtcgagtattatatatatataatatgatcataTCGATCATGTCAACTTGTACATGTTGGGATTTAGGACCCATATCAActtttagtattattaatattcattgaTCATTTAATCACCAGATGATCATAAGAAAAACCACCCACTTTGGAACTCCAGTACTCGATAATTCATGTCACAGCATTTTCCCTAAGCTAGCTCATCTTTTTCAGATCGGACAGTGTTGTAGTACAGGGCCCtacatgaaaattttttgcAGCTAATTCCATACAGATAATGATGATAACCATCATTCATATATGGAATCAACTTGCAGTTTTATCCACATAACTGAACTCGTGTATTCTTCAAGAAATATATGTACACGCATGAATTTCATGTGTTTAGTTTTTGGATGGTTTAGGCATGCAAGTTGCTGGGGCGGACCCGACAGGTAGCCAATTGGGTGGAACCCAAATGTTGCAACCTTGCCATCAGGGGTCTGATTCAATCTTACGTAGTCAAGTGGAATTGGGCAATAGAGACATATAGAAGATAGATGGATGACTATTCTTGCAAATGTATGGTCCTACGACTCCGATCATCTCTATAATGTTTGTAAAGTCATCCAACTTTTGGTTGCCTCTAACTGAAGAAAGGCAGCTATCCGgacagcctctctctctctctctctctctctctctctctctctctctctctctctctctctctctctctctctctccatttgaTTGATGCTTACTGCATATATCCTATTGGAAATATTATGGCATGTCCCAGACGAGTTGACAAAGCTGTAGcttgaaaatgaagaaatgatCTCAAAAACTCTGTGGAAAAAGGGGTAAATGACCACTGGAAGTCATCTGCATCATTTAAGGATAACTTAGTCAACTTTGAAATCTATGGCGTCTTTTGAATTGCTCCACTCTTGTTCTAGAAAAGTCTTTTTATTAGATATTATAGTCaagaaaattcaaatatatttaacgTTACTGTATGTGTCagtacatattatatatatacagttgCATGAAATACTGCTTTCCATAGCATGATAACATCGTATGTATTGATCTTAATTTCTTTCAGCAAATTAAACAGGCCAAAATGAGAAATCAAGTGATCATGAGTTTCATCACATTCAAGAGATCTGAAAGAATTTCCCCCAAGGAAAAAGAACACTGCTTAAAATTAaggtctcttttattttcacaagTGAGATggaatgagttgaaatgaaagttgaatcaaatattgttagaatatatttttttaatattatttttgttttgaaatttgaaaaagttgaattatttattttattttgtatgtgaatttgtgaatttaaaaaaattgtaatgattagatgagatgagatgagttgtaaaaataaacgagtccTAAATCATTGTATTTCTCcgaattaattaaattacaaaaacaaaaaatttaagtgCCTGTAATTATGAGGACACCACTTTTATCATTGATCAATATGATGATTAGGAGAAAGGGCATGATACATTTATGATTGACAGGAAGGACTCGCACGGCAGTATCTCTTCTTCGACATCAACCAGCTCCATTTTACATTTTGCACCTCATCTTTTCtgcttataataattatatccGGTTAAGTACCATTCGAGAaacccagatttttttttttttttctacatgtaGAACAAACAGATGCTGTCATTCGATCAAAATATctatggaaaataaaaataaaaagtcaataTTCTCATACGAGATCACGTATCTTTGCCTTTTgccaaagaaaacaaaataacatatatatatatatatatatatatatctctgcaACTAGAGCATGCAAAAGTCAATATTCATCCGTAGCCGTAgggctttctttttcttcttaagCATAAAGTTTTCAGTGTGTTGTTTTGATCTGCAGATAGAACAAAAGCATGAAGAGATCAGTAAATTCTCACTCATAATTAATTagggcttctctctctcttatctccCGGCCTAGTACTCATGTGAACATGTTAGGTGGTATATGTGTGATCCAATCTCATGGTATTTAGATGCTTCAAAGGAGGGCAACCCCAGAAAAGTGAATTCAGAAGATAGAGAACACAAAAGTCCcataaaaagaagatgaaaaagagagcgaGAGCAAGAGGAGGGAGGAAACCCAAACCAAGCCAAAAAGACATGATATATTAGTGAGAACAAACTAAAGGGCCCTTCTAGATCGTAAGAAGCACATACACATTTTCCACTGAACAACATATTTTACTCCAAACACAATAATTGCAGCCTTTGACGTTTCCCCTCTTCAACACCCACACGCAAACTCCTTTGACCCCAAACACAAGAAAACGAGagaattcaaattataaaataaaaataaaaataaaaaagcaagaaaagatcagaaagaaagggaaataaAAATCAGAGCCGCAATTCGGCTTACGAAAGCCCacaactttttctttccataGAATTATATTATACAAGTGGGTAGAGAGCAATTGCTTGTGGGAATCtcatactttatatttatttttatttttatttttatttttattcttgctCTGTATATATCCTTTCCTATTTGGTCATCTCATGAATTTGATTGTCTAGAATTACTTGTGGAAAATAAATAGTTTCCCATCTCCCTAAGGAATCGAATCTGACTAGCTACTTCAATTGTCAATGTTTGAGGCTCCCCGTTTAACTTATAAATCTCGACCGTGCCACGTTACTctcactatttttatttattaaattccaCAACCATCCCTGATATTTCAGCATATCTCCAgtaatgacattttttttagcCAAGTCTgcaataattatgaaaaatatatatagaattagtgGAGCTGCCcaacaatattaatccattacGTACAGTTCCAcaacattgtatatatattcaaaaattcAAATGCCATAAGAAACCGATACCAGGTTTCCAGCTTGGTACGTGGATTGAGAACATGAAGAAAGGATGTTTGTTAAGATGGCCTGTTGTCGTTATGTTTGTTCGATCCAGTACTGTGCATGCATGCTTAGAAAACCGCATGCAGTAGAAAATGGCGCATTGTTATAAAGAAAGTAGTAATTAACATAGTCATGATCAGATGTTGCAGTACTGTGTGGAAATTAAGGGTTATACGCTGCTTTGAAAGCTGACTCGATCCCAAGAGTAATTGTATGCCTATATTGGCATGTGCGGGCCAAGTCTGATCGAGTAACTTATGAAaagaatcaagagattgatAACTAGGGAACACAGACCAAGTCATGTACTGGTACTGCCCGTGGATCTTGGAGTAGTTCAAATGGGGTGGCATGCTGCATGACAACTAGAAATGGAGCCTACTGTGTACGTAGTGGGTATTGGCAAGTCAATCAATGACCCATGAAAAATGGTGCATGTAGAGTGTGCGCAACTTTGTGGAGGCTCGAATCCGATAATCAATTATTAACCAATAAATAAAACTAGaacaaattgaaagaaaatgacaCATGATCGGCATTGTGGGATCAGATCAGATCGAGGATCGAGCTAGctggccatatatatatatatatataaaagtttgggaagagtctttcttttttttgtggGAGAATTTGAgggaaaatattaattattaatattcaaataagaagaaaaaaaaaacataatgacATGATTGActtctttaaatattatataacattaaaaaatctcaataaatatctgatcatgtattaaattattaaattcggGTGCATGCATGTGCTGAATATTTTGAGTGCATCAATGATATGGGAACCATGATATCTGATCATGTAATACACTCAATCGTTTGAGTTTATCACGTACGTCTatacatttataaattataatagccACCTTTTGGAACTTCTGAGTTTTATAGACTATGAAAATAGATAACTCTTCGAGATCACTACACTTTCTAGACATTAATGGGTTCTTCGAGCtttgttataaattattaaagagTTTTAGAGATAACATCCATTATCATTTTTagggtgtatatatataattcaaaaggTTCTAAAtcaatttttgtataattaattaaaattattgagatATATAGTTCTCTCAGTACCTATGTACTGTGGTTTGAGTTGTTCATAAATTTacttgagaaaaaggaaaggaaattacTTTGAGAAGACGTTCCAACTTGTTCAATAATAAAATCctactaattatttaaattaaaatacaaatcttATTCCTGatgatctttaaattttatcattctagCATGGAGTAATTTATTGATACGAcatattttagattattatttatttaattagtagatagatgaaaatatttaaaatgttttgtatcaataaatatgattaaaaattactagtttttggaatgaaaaataataataatactaaaaatcaaGTAGCAATATAAAATCTATTAGAAGGTTTTACAAAATTGTCTTTTCAAATGGGGTactgaataattattttaaaaggagCAATTACTTTTGCAACCACGAACATAAGAAAAGCGAATGATGGTGAACTATAATTACTGATCAGCATCCAAGAATGTTAATATCATTATGACTTCTCAGTTTTGATTGGACCCTATTACTCTTTTATAGTCTTAAAAATGATTGAGatttggaaaacaaaataaaaattaaaatctcgaAATTCGATAGCCAACACAAAGTATATATctgtacaaaatatatatatacatagttgtagatataaaaaatctcataaaaataaatttataaattaatataattttatatgatactttaaattttttttataataattaaaagtaattcaaaagaaatatatattaagaagaTACGTGTGCAATTATTGTAAATGataaaaaaggaacaaaaatgtAGCAATAATCTCTTGGAATTAGGTGTTGAGcacaatatttatcaaaagagGTCAGgaatttggattgaaatttgaaagtcgTGATCTATTGTCCaaataacacttttttttttaagaagatgattgcactctaattttattaataattctcACTTATAACGGAGAAAAACTGTGATTATAAACAGACATATGAGAGATACAAATAAGCataaaactaaactcaaagtaTCGAAAAAACCAACTACAATACAATATACCAAAAGGTTCACATAGATAACAGAAACCAGATCAAATCAAAGGAAAAGAACCAGCCCTTAgcaaaatgatataaaataaaaaacctgaAGGAACAACTAGGTGACACATGCAAATTGTCCAAATAACACTCATTCGTGATTATTGGTTTTGTTTGGTGTCCAATCTTCTATTGCTTAAAGAAACCCATAACCATATATAATAAGTCAAGGGTTGTCATTTTTTACCTAATCTAATGAATGCAAGCcaacctttttgtttttgttttttttttttttttgtttttgtttttttttaaatgtatgtGACTTTAGGCTAGGTTTGTATGTTAAGGTGATCTAAGATAATctttgaataatagtaaaaaaaataatgaatagtaataaaaaaaatagtgaatatagaatttgtgaatagtagtgaaatagtatGAGGTGATGTCAAATTACTTCACtaaccaaacatagcctaaacTCTTGGGTAAATATAAACCATAGAGTTtgatcttaatttaaaatagaaaccCAAAAATTTTGCATTAGTTTTAAACTAAACATCGAATTAGTTTCAACCGAATCAACATCAAAACTTTATGATCATTACGAATTATTGCAATATGGTGTCATCATGAGTTTCTTTTAGTTAGAAGATGGCCAATGTGCACTGACTAAAAAACTGGTTGCAACCATTGTCTATAAAAGCGATTGAAAGTAAAATGGAaatccagagagagagagaggaatgatTTATTCATTGTTCCTTGATGATTCTTTTTTGGTAAATTCTGTAGAATTTTTGGAGTGTTCATGGTGAAGGATATTAATTATGGACTAGACAATTATTTAGCGAGAAATAATAGTCATAATCGTGAATGCACAAACGCCacgcaatcactttaaaaaaatttattatatacgagatttatatgaaaaaataataattttttaatagtaaatcttactttttttcaaagcgactgcacgacactTGCGTACTTCACGActgcatataacattactcatttattatatagttaccCTTAAATATAGATGTGATTTCTAGTGTTTAAAACCTTCCCTACTATCTACTAAAATAGAACgtaattaaatttgaataaactCGTTGGTTTCGCAAAGAAAGACCAATAAAAGTACCAATTCTTCTTATCggacaagaaaaattatatatgcagtGTGCACAAACTCTCTTAGCATCTTCTTTGTCCTTTGTCTATCAATGCCGCAAAAAAATGTTGTCCTACTCTCCTACGTGAGAGTGAACTtactaacaaaaacaaaacaaaataataataataataataaattaaaaaaaaataagagagaggaaaaaaaaataagacgaAGTTGACAATTATCTATGCAAAGGATGACTCAATTTCTGGCACCTGCATCGATCTGTCTTCATCCCAATTGAGTTTAATTTGTTGCAATTTACAAATTTTGAGTAatgctttctaaaatttaatatcgGATACGTAGCTGCCTATAAAAACAGATTTTTAGGGTCCGTTTTGATttaaaatctcatctcatcattacaatttttttaaattcacacataaaatataataaataattcttaattttctattaatcttatttatcatgtaaaactgagctcaaatataatatttcatgGATAAAAGTTTCTCCAAACCTAGGTTACAAGGTACATGAATTT carries:
- the LOC109004778 gene encoding glycerophosphodiester phosphodiesterase GDPD1, chloroplastic-like; this encodes MSLKAVHVSDLPNLVQVPDNAALALSGAVRFFKGVNEDDCDEMKCGCKLPNFVVMGHRGSGMNNMLQSSDHVKKSIRENSILSFNVAAKFPIDFIEFDVQVTKDGYPVIFHDVFILAEYKGAIFKKRVTDLTIAEFLSYGLQKEPGNVGKPLFRKTKDGRIFEWKVEKDDPLCTLQEVMEKVEHPVGFNIELKFDDQIVYTVNELTRVLQAILQVVNKYAQDRPIIFSSFQPDAAQLIRKLQTLYPVFFLTNGGSQIYVDIRRNSLEEAIKVCLTGGLQGIVSEVRAIFRNPGAVTRIKESKLSLVTYGQLNNVPKVVYMQHLMGVDGVIVDSVQEITEAISECFKPAKDSEEDGLFGEEK